One Streptomyces sp. 840.1 genomic window, GCCGGCCGGACGCCTTGTAGAAGTAGTGGCCGCGCACCAGCAGGGTGACGTCGGGGCCCAGCTCCTCGGCCAGCTTCGGCAGGTCGAGCCGGGGCGTGAAGGACTTCTGGTACTCGCGGTGGGTCGGGGCGTAGAGGAACGCCGTCGAGCCGTCGGCCAGGCCGAGTTCGCGCCGGGCCCGCGAGACGTCGGCCGCGGTGGCGTTGAGCAGGATGTCGTTGCGCGGGTAGCCGGTCTCCAGCGACTTGTACCGGCAGGGGTACACCCGCTCCCACACGGTGGTGGAGAAGCGGTTGGCGGCCAGGCTGTAGTCCCAGCGGTCGCACCGGCGCAGCAGTTTCTCCATGTCCATGCTGGTGGACGCGGGGTACTGGGCCTGGTCGAGGCCCATCGTCTTCAGCGGTGTGCCGTGATGGGTCTGCAGATGGATCTGGCCCTCGCGCTTGATCACGGTGTCGCCGAAGTTCACGTTGTTCGTGAGGTACTTCGCGCGGGCCATCACCGACCAGTACTCGCGGGAGCCGACCACCACCGCCTCGACGCCCTCGGGGACCCGGTCGCGGTGCTCGGACCTGACCGCCCAGACCCGGCGCATGCCCGGGGCCAGCCGGCCCAGCTCCGCCTCGATGGCCGCGGGGTTGCAGGAGTAGCCGCGGCCCCAGTACGCGGAGAACACCGCGAGGTTCTCGTCCAGCGGCATGCGCAGCTGGGACTTGTAGAACACGCCGAGCACGGCGCGCTTGGCCCGGCCGGCGCGGGCCCGGACGCCCAGCCTGGCCCGGTTGCGCACGTTGTTGACCCGGGTGATGCCGACGAACGTCGGATAGGAACCGAGGCCGAGCAGGGCGTACTTGTAACCCTTGCCGCCCGGCGGCCGCTGGAAGCCCTCCGGCAGCCGGCTCCGGTAGTCCTTGGCCGCGCGGTGGAAGAACTCGGCCCGCGCGTTCTGCGGAAGCCGGCCCGGCTTCTCCAGGATGGTCAGGAAGTGGTCGGCCATCTTCCCGAAGAGCGCCGGGCGCCAGATCTCCAGCTCCGGGCGCGCGTCCACATAGGCGAAGACGCGGTCGTACTGGTCGAAGACGTCGAAGTGCTTGCGGCTGACCGTGCGGAGGATGTTCCCGCCCTCCCGCCGCTGCCGGTACAGCACGCAGGAGCGGTCCAGGACGGCGATGGTCTCCGCCGTGATCAGCGAGGAGAACGTCCAGGGCGCGTCCTCGTAGTAGCCGACCGGGAACCGGAAGCCGTGCCGGCTGACGAAGTCGCGGCGGTAGGCCTTGTTCCACACGATCTGCAGCAGGTCGAGCAGCTGAGGCCGGTCGGCGAGCGCGAAGACGTCGGGACCGCTCTCGTCCAGCAGCTCCACGCGCCTGTTGCGCAGGAGCCGCCCGTCCCAGTAGGTGCGGGTGTAGTCGTAGACCAGGACGTCGGGGTCGTCCGTCGCGTCGAGGCGCGCCGCGATGGCCGCCAGCGAGCCCGGGGCCAGGGTGTCGTCGCTGTCCAGGAAGAGCAGATAGTCACCGGTCGCCTCGTCGATACCCGCGTTGCGGGCATGTCCCAGACCCACGTTCTCCGTGAGGTGGAGCACACGGACGCGGGAATCGCGTTTCGCGTATGTGTCCAGGATCGCGCCGGAGCCGTCCGGCGAGCAGTCGTCGACGCCGATGATCTCGAAGTCGGTGAAGTCCTGCTGGAGCACGGAGTCGAGACACTCTCCGATGTACCCCTGCACGTTGTACGCAGGCACGATGAGTGTCAGTCGAGGCATCGTCCACCAGTCCTGAGAGCTGTCCGAGGGGGGTGTGCGAGGTACGCGGTGCGCACCGTTGAACAGTGCGGGGGTGTCCAGCACCCGGACAGCGTAATTGATTGCTGTCAGCCCTCTTTGAGGGGCAGGAGCGGGTTCGCCGGTCCCCCTTCATGTGCACGTAGAGTGAACCGGATGCGCGAAGAATCGGACACGGAGACGCACGGCATGACCTGGATGGTTACGGGCGGGGCGGGATACATCGGCGCACACGTCGTGCGCGCGATGCTCGCGGGCGGTCAGCGGGTCGTCGTGTACGACGACCTGTCGACCGGCAGCGCCGAGAAGGTACCCGAAGGGGTGCCTCTGGTGACCGGCAGCGTCCTGGACCGTCCGGCGCTGGGCGCGGCGATCCGCGACCACGGGGTGACCGGTGTGGTGCACATCGCGGGCAAGAAGCAGGTCGGTGAGTCCGTCGAGCGGCCCCTGCACTACTACCGGGAGAACGTGACGGGCCTGGAGGTGCTGCTGGAGAGCATGGTCGACGCGGGTGTCGACCGGCTGGTGTTCTCCTCGTCCGCCGCCGTCTACGGCATGCCCGACGTCACCCTCGTCACCGAGGACACCCCGTGCGCGCCGATGAGCCCGTACGGCGAGACCAAGCTCGTCGGGGAGTGGCTGATCCACGCCGCCGCCCGCGCCCACGGGCTGCGCTGCGCCTCGCTCCGCTATTTCAACGTGGCCGGCGCGGCGTCGCCCGAACTGGCCGACGCCGGGGTGTTCAACCTCATCCCGATGGTCTTCGAGCGCCTCGAGGCCGGCCTGGGCCCGCGGATCTTCGGCGACGACTACGCGACGCCCGACGGCACCTGCGTCCGCGACTACATCCACGTCGAGGACATCGCCTCCGCCCACCTCGCGGCCGCGCACCGGCTCGACGACGCGGAGCGCGGTACGGATCTCACGCTCAACATCGGACGCGGCGAGGGCAGCTCCGTACGGGAGATGGTCGACCGCATCCTCAAGGTCACGGACCACGCGGACACCGTCCCCGAGGTGACCGCCCGCCGGCCCGGTGACCCCGCGCGCGTGGTCGCGGCCGCCGACCGGATCCGGGCGGAGCTGGGCTGGTCGGCCCGGTTCGGCCTGGACGAGATGATCGACTCCGCCTGGCAGGGCTGGCGCCTGCGCCACCCGTAGCCCGGCCGCCGGGCCCACGCCCCGGGTGCGGTCCAGGTTTTCCCTGCCCGCCGCTTCGGCCTCCTCCAACGCTGCCCCGGAAGTGCGGGCCTCGCCGTTCTCGCCGTACGGGCTGCGCCCAATGCTCCGCGCACCCGCCCAGGGGGCGAATCCCGGGAACCGACGCATTCGTTATTCAGTTCGATGTAATGAAATGCGGAGCTGCATTCCGGGCCGGGCGGGCCCGGAAGGCGGTCGGCGGTTACGGGTGTCCGTCGGATTTCGTCCGGATGTGTCGGCAATCGGTCATGAGGGCTGTTTTGCCGCAGATGGGACAGCGAATCTAAGTATGGTCGCCCGACAGGTCGCAGCCGCGACAGGACCGCCATCTCATCGTGGGGGCAGAAACAGTGAAGGCTCTCGTACTTTCCGGTGGGGCAGGCACCCGGCTCCGTCCCATCACCCACACCTCTGCCAAGCAGCTGGTCCCCGTGGCGAACAAGCCGGTGCTGTTCTACGGCCTGGAAGCCATCGCGGAAGCGGGCATCACCGAGGTCGGCATCATCGTGGGGGACACCGAGGAGGAGATCCGCGCGGCGGTCGGGGACGGTTCCCGGTTCGGCATCGACGTCACCTACATCCCGCAGGCCGAGCCGCTCGGCCTCGCCCACGCGGTCCTGATCGCGCAGCGCTTCCTCGGTGACGAGGACTTCGTCATGTACCTCGGTGACAACTTCATCATCGGCGGTATCGCCGGTCTGGTCGAGGGATTCCGGACCGACCGGCCCGACGCGCAGATCCTGCTCACCCAGGTGCCGGACCCGACCTCGTTCGGCGTCGCGGAGCTCGACGGGGACGGCAGGGTGGTGGCCCTGGAGGAGAAGCCCAGGGAGCCCAAGAGCGACCTGGCACTCGTCGGCGTCTACCTCTTCACCCGGGTCATCCACGAGGCGGTCCGGTCCATCCGCCCGTCCTGGCGCGGTGAACTGGAGATCACCCACGCCATCCAGTGGCTGATCGACCAGGAGCGCGACGTCCGCTCCACCATGATCCGCGGGTACTGGAAGGACACCGGCAACGTCACCGACATGCTGGAGGTCAACCGGACCGTCCTGGAGACCATCGAACCGTCCACCGAGGGCGCCCACGTCGACGACGAGAGCGAGATCATCGGCCGGGTGCGGATCGAGCAGGGCGCCCGGGTCACCCGCAGCCGGATCGTCGGCCCCGCCATCATCGGCGCCCGCTCGGTGATCAGCGACGCCTACGTGGGACCGTTCACCTCGGTCGCCCAGGAGTGCCGGATCGAGGACAGCGAGATCGAGTACTCCATCGTCCTGCGGGGCGCCTCGATCGACGGCGTCCGCCGCGTGGAGGCCTCCCTCATCGGCCACGAGGTCGAGGTGACCCCGGCCCCCCGCAGCCCCTCGGCCCACCGTCTCGTCCTCGGCGACCACAGCAAGGTGCAGATCTCCTCATGACGAATCCCACGACGAACCCCACGGCGGACCCCATCACGCCCCGCACGACGACGCGCATCCTGGTGACCGGTGGCGCCGGCTTCATCGGCTCGCACTACGTCCGCACGCTGCTGGGCCCCGAGGGACCGGGCGACGTGGCCGTCACGGTCCTCGACAAGCTCACCTACGCCGGCAACCCGGCCAACCTCGACGCCGTCCGCGACCACCCCGGCTTCTCCTTCGTCCAGGGCGACATCTGCGACGCGGAACTGGTCGGCGGTCTGATGGCCGGGCACGACCAGGTGGTGCACTTCGCCGCCGAATCGCACGTGGACCGCTCCATCGACGGCGGCGCCGCCTTCGTCCGTACCAACGTCGTGGGAACGCACACCCTCGTCCACGCCGCGCACCTGGCGGGTGTCTCGGTCTTCGTCCACATCTCCACCGACGAGGTCTACGGATCGATCGACGAGGGCTCCTGGACCGAGAGCGAACCCCTCGCGCCCAACTCCCCGTACTCCGCCTCCAAGGCGTCCAGCGACCTGATCGCGCTCTCGTACCACCGCACCCACGGACTCGACGTGCGGGTGACCCGCTGCTCCAACAACTACGGGCACCACCACTTCCCCGAGAAGGTCATCCCGCTCTTCGTCACCAACCTCCTGGAGGGCCGGCCGGTCCCGCTGTACGGCGACGGCGCCCACGTCCGCGACTGGCTGCACATCGACGACCACGTCCAGGGCATCGAACTCGTCCGCACCCGGGGACGGGCGGGCGAGGTCTACAACATCGGCGGCGGCACCGAGCTGTCCAACAAGGAACTCACCGGACTGCTGCTGGAGGCCTGCGGCGCCGACTGGGACACGGACGTCACCCATGTCGAGGACCGCAAGGGCCACGACCGGCGCTACTCGGTGGACTGCACCAAGATCCGCGAGGAGCTCGGTTACGAACCGCGCAAGGACTTCCGCAAGGGCCTCGCGGAGACCGTGCGCTGGTACCGCGAGAACAGCGCCTGGTGGGAGCCGCTCAAGGAGAGGGCGGCGCTGTGAGCCCGGTCTGGCTGGTCACCGGAGCGGCCGGAATGCTGGCCCAGGACCTGCTGGCGGCCCTCGCGGCCGAAGACGTCACCACCGTCGCCACGGACCGCGAGGCCCTGGACATCGCCGACCCGGACCGCGTCCGCGAGGCGTTCGCCGCCCACGGTCCCGCCGTCGTGGTGAACTGCGCCGCCTGGACCGCCGTGGACGACGCCGAGACCCGGGAGGAGGACGCGCTGCGCGTCAACGGCACCGGCCCCGCGGTCCTCGCGCGCGCCTGCCGCGAGCACGGCGCCGTCCTGCTCCACGTCTCCACGGACTACGTGTTCGCCGGGGACGGCGCCCGGCCGTACGGGGAGGACGCCCCCACCGGCCCGCGCAGCGCCTACGGACGCACCAAGCTCGCGGGCGAACGCGCCGTCCTGGAGACCCTCCCCGACACCGGCTACGTGGTCCGCACCGCCTGGCTCTACGGGGCCGGCGGCGGCAACTTCGTCCGGACGATGATCAGGCTGGAGGGCGCCAGGGAGACCCTCGACGTGGTGGACGACCAGCGCGGCCAGCCCACCTGGACCGTCGACCTGGCCGCCCGGCTGGTCCGGCTCGGCCTTGCCGCCCTGGAGGGCACCGCCCCGGCGGGCGTCTACCACGGCACCAGCGGGGGCGAGACGACCTGGTTCGGCTTCACCCAGGAAATCTTCCGGCTGCTCGGCGCCGACCCGGCCCGGGTGCGCCCGGCCACCAGCGAGGCCTTCGTCCGGCCCGCCCCGCGCCCGGCGTTCAGCGTGCTGGCGCAGAGCCGCTTCGCGGCGGCCGGCATCGAGCCGATCCGGGACTGGCGCACCGCCCTGGGCGAGGCGTTCCCGGCGCTGCTCGCAGCGGAACGCCCCTGACCGGGCCCCTGTCGCGCCGCGTACCGGGACGCCCCCGACTCAGCGCCCCGCGGTGCTGAGCAGCGGTCCGCCGTCCGCCCGCAGGCCGATGGGCGGCGGACCGGCCGTCCGCAGCCGCGCGTAGTACGCCTCGCACTGCGCGTACGAGGGGAGCAGCCCCTGCTCCTCGGCCTCGGCCAGCGAAGGGGCCGACGCGTCCTTCCCGGACAGCAGCGGGGCCACATCCAGCGGCCAGTCGATGCCCAGCTCCGGATCGAGCGGATCGATGCCGTGCTCGCGCGCCGGCGCGTAACCCTGCGAGCAGAGATACAGGACGCACGCGTCGTCGGTCAGCGCCATGAAGGCGTGGCCGAGCCCCTCCGCGAGATAGACCGCCCGGTGGGCGCTGTCGTCGAGGCGCACCGCCTCCCACCGCTTGTACGTGGGCGAGCCGGCCCGGATGTCCACCACCACGTCCAGCACCGCGCCGCGCACGCACTTCACGTACTTCGCCTGGCCCGGCGGCACATCGGCGAAGTGGATCCCGCGCAGCGTGCCCCGGGCGGAACTGGAGAAGTTGGCCTGCGCGAGCCCCAGCGTGTGCCCCTGCGCCGCATCGAGATCCGAGGCCCTGAACCACTCGTGGAAGCTGCCTCGGCCGTCCGTGAGGACCTCGGGCTCGTGCACCCAGGCCCCTGGAATGGAGAGCTGGCGCATGCGATCACGTCCTTGTTCCTGGAGATTCCCGAATCCGCCGACCGTGCTGCCGACAACTCCTGCAACGAGAAGCGGGGCATTTCGGACACGGAGCGGCACGGATCAGGATGAACCGGGGTCCACGGGGCGGAACGCCCACGCGCCGATTCCGCCGCTCGCGTAGATTGCGGATTCCGGTCGAGGGCGAACCACGGGGGATACGCGTGTCAGGGGCAAGGCAGGGCGTCACGGAGGCCCGCAGGATCGTCGTCAAGGTCGGTTCCTCCTCCCTCACCACCGCCGCGGGCGGCCTCGACGCGGACCGCGTCGACGCGCTCGTCGACGTCCTGGCCAAGGTGCGCGACGGCGGTGAACGCGAGGTCGTCCTGGTCTCCAGCGGCGCCATCGCGGCCGGGCTCGCCCCGCTCGGCCTGCACCGCAGGCCCAAGGACCTGGCCAGGCAGCAGGCCGCCGCCAGCGTCGGCCAGGGACTGCTCGTCGCCCGCTACACCGCCTCCTTCGCCCGCTACGGCGTTCGCGTCGGCCAGGTGCTGCTCACCAGCAACGACACCAGCCGCCGCGCCAACTACCGCAACGCCTACCGCACCCTGGACCAGCTCCTGGACATGGGCGCGCTGCCGATCGTCAACGAGAACGACACCGTCGCCACCGACGAGATCCGGTTCGGCGACAACGACCGGCTCGCCGCCCTCGTCGCCCACCTGGTCCGCGCCGATCTGCTGATCCTGCTCTCGGACGTGGACGGCCTCTACGACGGCGACCCGAGCATCCCCGGCACCACCCGCATCGCTGAGATCACCGGCCCC contains:
- a CDS encoding bifunctional glycosyltransferase/CDP-glycerol:glycerophosphate glycerophosphotransferase, producing MPRLTLIVPAYNVQGYIGECLDSVLQQDFTDFEIIGVDDCSPDGSGAILDTYAKRDSRVRVLHLTENVGLGHARNAGIDEATGDYLLFLDSDDTLAPGSLAAIAARLDATDDPDVLVYDYTRTYWDGRLLRNRRVELLDESGPDVFALADRPQLLDLLQIVWNKAYRRDFVSRHGFRFPVGYYEDAPWTFSSLITAETIAVLDRSCVLYRQRREGGNILRTVSRKHFDVFDQYDRVFAYVDARPELEIWRPALFGKMADHFLTILEKPGRLPQNARAEFFHRAAKDYRSRLPEGFQRPPGGKGYKYALLGLGSYPTFVGITRVNNVRNRARLGVRARAGRAKRAVLGVFYKSQLRMPLDENLAVFSAYWGRGYSCNPAAIEAELGRLAPGMRRVWAVRSEHRDRVPEGVEAVVVGSREYWSVMARAKYLTNNVNFGDTVIKREGQIHLQTHHGTPLKTMGLDQAQYPASTSMDMEKLLRRCDRWDYSLAANRFSTTVWERVYPCRYKSLETGYPRNDILLNATAADVSRARRELGLADGSTAFLYAPTHREYQKSFTPRLDLPKLAEELGPDVTLLVRGHYFYKASGRLADLQASGRIIDVSSHGNVEQLYLAADALVTDYSSAMFDYANLDRPIVIYADDWDTYRAVRGTYFDLMAEPPGAVATSQEQLASVLGSQEWRSERSAGLRKAFRERFCDYDDGRAAERVVRRVFLGEKTMLPYLPLDERTPAPSPAEALERSGRS
- the rfbC gene encoding dTDP-4-dehydrorhamnose 3,5-epimerase, yielding MRQLSIPGAWVHEPEVLTDGRGSFHEWFRASDLDAAQGHTLGLAQANFSSSARGTLRGIHFADVPPGQAKYVKCVRGAVLDVVVDIRAGSPTYKRWEAVRLDDSAHRAVYLAEGLGHAFMALTDDACVLYLCSQGYAPAREHGIDPLDPELGIDWPLDVAPLLSGKDASAPSLAEAEEQGLLPSYAQCEAYYARLRTAGPPPIGLRADGGPLLSTAGR
- the rfbD gene encoding dTDP-4-dehydrorhamnose reductase, with protein sequence MSPVWLVTGAAGMLAQDLLAALAAEDVTTVATDREALDIADPDRVREAFAAHGPAVVVNCAAWTAVDDAETREEDALRVNGTGPAVLARACREHGAVLLHVSTDYVFAGDGARPYGEDAPTGPRSAYGRTKLAGERAVLETLPDTGYVVRTAWLYGAGGGNFVRTMIRLEGARETLDVVDDQRGQPTWTVDLAARLVRLGLAALEGTAPAGVYHGTSGGETTWFGFTQEIFRLLGADPARVRPATSEAFVRPAPRPAFSVLAQSRFAAAGIEPIRDWRTALGEAFPALLAAERP
- the proB gene encoding glutamate 5-kinase — encoded protein: MSGARQGVTEARRIVVKVGSSSLTTAAGGLDADRVDALVDVLAKVRDGGEREVVLVSSGAIAAGLAPLGLHRRPKDLARQQAAASVGQGLLVARYTASFARYGVRVGQVLLTSNDTSRRANYRNAYRTLDQLLDMGALPIVNENDTVATDEIRFGDNDRLAALVAHLVRADLLILLSDVDGLYDGDPSIPGTTRIAEITGPADLAGVSIGSAGKAGVGTGGMVTKVEAARIATAAGVPVVLTSASHAADALAGRDTGTYFHRTGRRSADRLLWLAHASTPQGALTLDDGAVQAVVERHSSLLPAGIASVEGEFAAGDPVELRDLRGRPVARGLVNFDAKEIPQLLGRSTRDLARELGPAYEREVVHRDDLVVLYS
- the galE gene encoding UDP-glucose 4-epimerase GalE; this encodes MTWMVTGGAGYIGAHVVRAMLAGGQRVVVYDDLSTGSAEKVPEGVPLVTGSVLDRPALGAAIRDHGVTGVVHIAGKKQVGESVERPLHYYRENVTGLEVLLESMVDAGVDRLVFSSSAAVYGMPDVTLVTEDTPCAPMSPYGETKLVGEWLIHAAARAHGLRCASLRYFNVAGAASPELADAGVFNLIPMVFERLEAGLGPRIFGDDYATPDGTCVRDYIHVEDIASAHLAAAHRLDDAERGTDLTLNIGRGEGSSVREMVDRILKVTDHADTVPEVTARRPGDPARVVAAADRIRAELGWSARFGLDEMIDSAWQGWRLRHP
- a CDS encoding glucose-1-phosphate thymidylyltransferase; this translates as MKALVLSGGAGTRLRPITHTSAKQLVPVANKPVLFYGLEAIAEAGITEVGIIVGDTEEEIRAAVGDGSRFGIDVTYIPQAEPLGLAHAVLIAQRFLGDEDFVMYLGDNFIIGGIAGLVEGFRTDRPDAQILLTQVPDPTSFGVAELDGDGRVVALEEKPREPKSDLALVGVYLFTRVIHEAVRSIRPSWRGELEITHAIQWLIDQERDVRSTMIRGYWKDTGNVTDMLEVNRTVLETIEPSTEGAHVDDESEIIGRVRIEQGARVTRSRIVGPAIIGARSVISDAYVGPFTSVAQECRIEDSEIEYSIVLRGASIDGVRRVEASLIGHEVEVTPAPRSPSAHRLVLGDHSKVQISS
- the rfbB gene encoding dTDP-glucose 4,6-dehydratase yields the protein MTNPTTNPTADPITPRTTTRILVTGGAGFIGSHYVRTLLGPEGPGDVAVTVLDKLTYAGNPANLDAVRDHPGFSFVQGDICDAELVGGLMAGHDQVVHFAAESHVDRSIDGGAAFVRTNVVGTHTLVHAAHLAGVSVFVHISTDEVYGSIDEGSWTESEPLAPNSPYSASKASSDLIALSYHRTHGLDVRVTRCSNNYGHHHFPEKVIPLFVTNLLEGRPVPLYGDGAHVRDWLHIDDHVQGIELVRTRGRAGEVYNIGGGTELSNKELTGLLLEACGADWDTDVTHVEDRKGHDRRYSVDCTKIREELGYEPRKDFRKGLAETVRWYRENSAWWEPLKERAAL